Within Micromonospora parathelypteridis, the genomic segment CCGTCGAGCCGGTCCAGGTGCAGCCCGTCGAAGGCGTACTCGACGGCCTCCCGCATGACGCCCAGCCAGGCGGGCAGCGTCTCTCCCCGCTCGTCCAGCCCGTCGGCGTCGAGATAGAAGCCCCACGCGCCGGTACGCGGGCCGTCCAGCCGCAGGTCGAAGAAGGTGACCACACCGCAGGGCAGGTCGTCGCGGACATACATCAGCACCCGCCGGGACGGGTCGTCCCGGACCGCCGACCACCACCGGGCGTGCTCCTCGGCGGTGATCTCGTGGCTGGTCTTGCTGACCTGGCGGTTGGTTTCCTGATTACGCCAGGACAACATCAGGTGAACGTCGTCCGCCGTCGCTTCGCGCAGCACGTGCGTCTCGCTTTCTTATCTGTTCACGTCGGGTCCCGGCACCTTACCCGGGCCTACCGGGAAATCAGATATGCATTCGTTGGGTTGTAGACTGCGGCGCATGAACGAATTGAGTCGCGCGCAGATCCGCGACCTCATGGCTCAGGTGCTGGAGAACCAGGACAAGGAGCTGCCCGCGGACGACGCGGCGCAGTTGCGGGAGATCGGCTTCCGGTCGCTCGACTTCTCCGAGCTGGCGCTTCGGGTGGAGGACGAGACGGGGGAGGAGCTCAACTTCGACGCCCCCGGCCTGCGCCGCATCGCCACCGTCGGAGACGTTCTCGACTTCCTCGTCGAGCTTCAGCACCAGTGACCGTCGCGACGGCGCGTAACCCCGCATCCGCGCACCCGGAGCCGGCCGGTGTCGACAACCGGGTCGTCGTCGGTGGCACCGCGCTGACCTGGCGTTCGCTGCCGACGCCGACGCTGCCCGACCCCGCGGCGGTGCTCGCCCACTCCGCCGTGCACGCGCTCACCGCCGCTCGGCAGCACGCCGTGCACGGCACTGAGCTGCTGCTCAGCACCCCGAGTCGGGTCGACGCGGCGATGCGTACGGAGCTGCTGGAGGCCGGCTTCACCGTTGGCGTCCTGGACGACGACGGGGTGCACCTGAGCGTCCCGGCCCGGCCGCGAGCCGCCGAGCCCGGCCGACTCTGGCTGCTGACCTCGGGCTCGACGGGGCGTCCCAAGCGGGTCGGGCACACCCTCGACACGCTGACCACCGTGCGGGCCGAGCAGCCCGATCGGACCTGGCTCTGCCCGTACGCCCCCGGCACGTACGCCTGGTGGCAGGTGGTCACCCTGTCGCTGACCCAGCCCGGCCAGCACCTGGTGGTGGTCGAGCCGGACGAGCTGGACGACTGGCCCACGGTCGCGGCCGCGCACGGGGTCGACGCCGCGTCCGGCACCCCGACCTTCTGGCGCCGCACCCTCTACCGGGATGCCGCCGCGCTGGCCAAGGTGCCGTTGCGCCAGATCACCCTGGGCGGGGAGCCGGTGGACCAGGCGATCCTGGACCAGCTGCGGGAGGTCTTCCCCACGGCCCGGATCTCCTGGATCTACGCCTCCTCCGAGGTGGGGGCGTCCATTGTGGTGCACGACGGGCGGGCCGGTTTCCCGGTCGACTGGCTGGACCGGGAAATACCTGGTCGGCCGACGCTCTCCGTACGCGACGACGAGCTGGTGATCACCTCCCCGTACCACGGCGCCGGGTTGGCCGGCCCGATCCGCACCGGGGACCGGGTCCAGGTGCTCGACGACCGGGTGCTGATCACCGGCCGACTGGACTCCGACGAGATCAACGTCGGCGGCAGCAAGGTCTCCGCCGGCGTGGTCCGCGGCGTGCTGACCGGGCATCCGGCGGTGGCCTGGGCCCGCGTGACCGGCCGACGCGCCCCGGTGCTCGGCCGGATGGTGGTCGCCGAGGTGGTCCTCACCCCCGCCGGTCCCGCCGACACCAGCGTGCCCGACGAGGGCGCGCTGGTCCGCTGGTGTGCCGACCAGCTTCCCGAGCACGCGGTGCCACGCCGGATCCGCGTACTGACCGAGATTCCCGTCAAGGAGACCCTGAAGAGCGATGTCTGACCCCGCCGACACCCAGCTCGTTCCGCCCAGCTCCGTGGTCCTCGTCTCCGGCGGCTCCCGGGGGCTGGGCCTGACCATCGTCAACGACCTGCTCGACGCGGGCGTACGGGTGGCTCCGTTCGCCCGTACCGTCACCCCGGAGCTGGAGAAGCTCGCCGCCGAGCACCCGGACCGGGTGCACGTCGGGTCGGTGGACGTCACCGACCTGCGCGCCGCGCAGAGCTTCGTCCGGGAGGTGGAGCAGCACCTCGGCCCGATCGACGGCATCGTCAACAACGCCGCCATGGGGCAGGACTCCCTGCACGCGCACACCGCCACC encodes:
- a CDS encoding GNAT family N-acetyltransferase, whose amino-acid sequence is MLREATADDVHLMLSWRNQETNRQVSKTSHEITAEEHARWWSAVRDDPSRRVLMYVRDDLPCGVVTFFDLRLDGPRTGAWGFYLDADGLDERGETLPAWLGVMREAVEYAFDGLHLDRLDGEVLGHNTVVRQMNRRFRFVEGTPRQELSNGREITVIPISLARADRRQR
- a CDS encoding AMP-binding protein, producing the protein MTVATARNPASAHPEPAGVDNRVVVGGTALTWRSLPTPTLPDPAAVLAHSAVHALTAARQHAVHGTELLLSTPSRVDAAMRTELLEAGFTVGVLDDDGVHLSVPARPRAAEPGRLWLLTSGSTGRPKRVGHTLDTLTTVRAEQPDRTWLCPYAPGTYAWWQVVTLSLTQPGQHLVVVEPDELDDWPTVAAAHGVDAASGTPTFWRRTLYRDAAALAKVPLRQITLGGEPVDQAILDQLREVFPTARISWIYASSEVGASIVVHDGRAGFPVDWLDREIPGRPTLSVRDDELVITSPYHGAGLAGPIRTGDRVQVLDDRVLITGRLDSDEINVGGSKVSAGVVRGVLTGHPAVAWARVTGRRAPVLGRMVVAEVVLTPAGPADTSVPDEGALVRWCADQLPEHAVPRRIRVLTEIPVKETLKSDV
- a CDS encoding acyl carrier protein — encoded protein: MNELSRAQIRDLMAQVLENQDKELPADDAAQLREIGFRSLDFSELALRVEDETGEELNFDAPGLRRIATVGDVLDFLVELQHQ